The nucleotide window tgctgctgctgctgctgctgaggaggagggagctgctgctgaggaggagggagctgctgctgctgctgctgctgctgctgctgctgctgctgctgaggaggagggagctgctgctgctgctgctgctgctgctgaggaggagggagcaaAGGGAGGCTTCCCGTCATCCACAGCCGCCCAGACAAACAGCTGCCGCATTTTCCCGGCCAGGGCCACAGATTTATGCAAAGCATAAAATCTTTCCTGTGTTGCCACGCTGTGGCACATGAACTTTGCCACCTTGGCCCTGGCCTCTGCCGAGTTCTGCTCGAAGTTCTAAAAAGAGAAGATCAAAATCGGCTCATTACTGATTACATTGACTAGGTGGAAACCTAGATTGCGATACTCACTTATGTGGCCAATACTAACATAGGTGGCAACAGCGCTCCTGATGTCAAGGAGCAGGCCCATCTCCGCCCAGGCCATGCGTACATATTGTACCATATCTTTCGCCTGTCCTTTCCCAAACGAACTGAAAAAGTAGGTGTTGGTGGCCATTGTCCTCTTTTTCAGGTCCAGCCATCTTTTACACCAGGCAAACTCCACCTTGTCCAGGTAGACCTGGGCTTTTCCGAATTTTCTGAGTGTTTTGTGATCCTGGacctgacacacagacacagatgacAGAAGAAAAGTAAATGATTTAAACCTTgaacatcataaaaaaaaagaaaaactcaatattttacattaacttTTAGCTTACATTGATTAGGTATCCCGCCTCCTTCACTTCCTTTACTTTTAAGGAGGTGAGGACTCCTGTGCGATGCCCATAGATGGAGGACAGGTACGCCCCAAAGTACCCGAAGAACCGGTATCGGGTCTTCGGGTCTCGGGGCGAACCTCTCTCCATGTCGTCTGAAATGAGAGAGAAATAACAGAGAGGTTACATTATATCTGCATAATAATGATGTAAATGaaaagagcagtgtgtgtgtgtgtgtgtgtgtgtgtgtctgtatgtgtgtgagagagagagagagtgagagacagcGAGAGATGAGAATATTCAAATGATTTTGAATAGGAAACAAAGGATGAGTATGAGTTTACCCAGGAGCTTGGGGATCTTGGCCCTCGCCAGGGACTGGCACGTCGAGAGCGACTGCCGGGTCACCAGCCGCAACTGTTTGGCCTGTTTAACGCTCTGCTGGTGACCCAGGACCGTCCGACCTTCAATCTTCAGAACTCTCTTAAGCTCCCTCTGTATAAAGCAGATCTTTCTTTTGGGGACCCGGCAGTGGTGGGGAGGAGTGTCGCCCAAATAATCAATAAAGGCCAATGTGTGGGCAACATACATGACAACGGTGGAGGGCACCAGATTGAGTTTCCGCAGAACACAGGGGCATCTGTGGAAAGAGCAGTTTGGATTTAGTTTCTACAACTCTTGTAATTAGATTACTCTGCTACTGCTTTCAGAGTTTGATACTTACGCTTTTATGAGCTGGAGGTTTTCAAGAAATTCCCACGTCCAGTAGTGTATTTCCTTCCACCCCACCATCATATATTTAATAAAGGCTTTGGCCCTGGACGCCTTTGTAACAGCATTCTGCCGCAACTTTGGCGTCCCCCCCTGGGACCAGCACAAAATTACTGTATTCCTCcatgtatgtttctgtaaagaTAGAACAAAGATGTGATGAACATAGCATGACACCCctccacacacctgcacacatagAAAATGTGTTCAAtctttacagaaacatacatgGAGGAATGTTTCTGTAAAGATAGAACAAAGATGTGATGAACATAGCATGACACCCctccacacacctgcacacatagaaaatgtgttgtttctcaccgatggagggagggaaggaaatCTTTCTCATCTTGGAGGCCTTTGAATGGCCTCCAAAGATGGGACCCAGCACCTTGTATATGCTGGAGGTTGTTGGGATGGGGGTTGGTGCATCCTCCTATTACAGAGCCAAGCACAGGAGAGAAATGTCAGATGTGTTGTTTAGCTTTGTTAGTAAATAAAATTTAGCTTCATTCAACATTTCTGCTCTCTAGTCTCACTCACTTCTTCACTGGCGTCCTCGTCTGCATCCTCCCCCGTCCCCTGCAGGATGTCTTCGACAATCATTGTCAGACCCTGCTTCATGGCCTGCTCATCGTCCTGTAACAGAAAATTTGCAACATGGTGTGTCATTATTACCAGGAAATAGAAAATAGCATTGATTTTCAAAGAAGACTTAAATGCAGAGGATTAGGGGGCCCACAAGATGGgatacactgaaaaaaaaaaagatttcactCACTTcagactcctcctcctccatctcctgagGCAGCAGGTGCGGTTGGCCTTCCTGGCCTTCtttgaggaaggagctgaagGAGCAGACGCGCTCTTCTTGGGTGCAGAGGAAGGAGTCAGAGAACacaggaaaagaaacagaagaaatTATAAGACAAACTTTTGTGAAATACATGAATGTTGCACAAAATGATTGTGTGTAACACACTTTGCTTGACAGATTCTACTAAattgattatttttctcttcttaccttctcctcctcctcctccttctcctcctaactctcctcctccctctgctcctcctcctcctcgctgtCCACCTTCCTctgctccttctccttctcactctactcctccctctgctcctcctcctcctcgctgtcctcctccctctgctcctcctccgcAGCCTTGCTGCTGGTCTGATCATGAAGAAAGAATGATAAGGCATGtttgcattaaatgtgtaagcattgaaaaataaatcaaacattacatttcattCTAGTATAATCTAACCAAAGGAGCTACAGGaggagcctcctcctcctcctcatcgctgctgctgctgctgcttctgctgcttctgctgtCAATCACCTGGATACAGTGAAAAGATAAATAGAGAACAAGTTTCAGATCAATAGTTGTTACAACACTTGCTGTTATTGTATTACAGACTACAATAAAATCATATCAACAAAACATGCTCTACACTGATATATGCTAACCTCTGCAGACTTGGAGCTGTGTCCTGTCCGAGGGGCGGGAGCTGGCCTCTGAGTGCCGCTGGTCCCCTCTCCTGCTGCGTCCTGAGAAATTGATTGCAAGCGAAAAAAGTGTTAATTTACGATGACTTACATTTGATCACAGCTGGGAATTGCCATGTATTTGAAATTCACTTACACGGAGGGCGGCATTGGCCTCCCTGAGGTCCCTGTTTTCCCTCTCCAGCTCCCGCACTGTCTTCCTCAAGTTAATGCACGCCGAGTTGGCACAGCCGCCAGGAACCTCCTCtggctcctcctcctcgtcatctGAAATTTCCAGGGTGGAGACCATTGGAGGGTCCGGCTGCGTGGCCTTCAGGGCCCTCAACCTAGCGATGGCTGTGCGCCTTTTGAGGGCTTTGATTTCCCTCGAAATGCAGGCTTCTGTGTGGTCCTTGTGCCCCCTCAAGTGTTCTTCCAGCCATATAACATATGGCCATATAACATATGGCTGGCACACTGGGAGGGGGCACGGTCCACCACCGACTTGAATCCTTCCGGTTGCCAACTGATTGAGGATTTGCCTCTCATTAGGGTTTTTAAGCCTGTGCCACTCGGCCAGGTGCATGGAGAGCCACTTAATTGTTTTCCTGCAGATGGGGCACACCGCTGGATGTTTTGGTTTTGTCATctatgaaaggaaaaaaaaatattttcagtgatTTGGAGGCGATAACTGCATCTTTTAGATTCTGCATTTCCACTCAAATTGCTCATGTTTCCACTAAAAATGCACTTATCACATCTAAAATCAGGCAGGACGAATGAATACACTCCTGTAAGACATTTAGAATGAAGTATTGATACATAACTGACCACAGTCAGACTTGTAATACAGAAAGTCAAAGGCCTTGTTCACCTTGACTGACTGACCTTGACTGCGCACCTTTAAAACTTGATATTTTCAccaaaatgcatcaaaacacaacagaatGAGCATAAAACAGCCCAAAGTACACTCTTCTATGCTCGTACAGTGAAGAAGTGTCGAGTGAAAGCTTTCTAATGGTCTTTTGCAACTTCATTATTAGACTAAGGTGACCAGATTTCTGAGATGAAAATCTGGGACATTTTCAGTGCGGCGGtgaaaaatcattaaatattatcattatgaaataaaaaacagggaCAAAtactttttcatgtattttgaccAGCTTTTATTACACAAAAGGTTGCAATCAAACAAATGAGTGACATCACTAACCATCCATCCACTAAGGaagacaaaaatatcttaatctTATTAGCCTGAGTTAGGATGGATTTTTGgtcaacctgtccagggtgtaccctgcctctcgcccgatgtcagctgggataggctccaggcccccgcgaccctcaagaggatgaagcggttagaagatgaatgaatgaatgaatcaccgTGATCCCCTCATTCATCCACCTCCGTAGCCTCCGCCTCAGGAGCCTGGGTAGaataagagcagaggagaacatgAGAAAAACTGCAAGAATAGAGCCACTAGTAAGTGTATAGTTTCTTAAAGAAATAACATCAGTTTTGGTAATATACTTATATAATTTAGTCATTGTGCTCTTTTTTATATGCTCTATGTAATTGCCTCTGTTGGAAATGTGCTACATTAGAGGTTCCTAAACCTTTCAGACCATGTATCACTATGTACCAAACCAAATTTCCAAAGTGCAACTTTCTACTGCAGATATGATTTTTTCatacaataaaaatgactgtatCTCCCAAGgctaaacaacatcaacaaaatgcTACTTAATTAAAATCAAAGAATAGCCTACATTTATAAAGTGCACTCACAAAAGACAGAGATAATATTGTCATCTCATGGTaacctaatataacaagttacACCTTCACTACCAACAGTGACATacaaaacagtgacacaggGCATCATGTAATCAGATGGTCTGCATTTATAACTGCTAAATTCATTGGTCACCCACACAGCAGTGACTGGTGCCAGCCCGACACAAAATACAGCAGTTAACACACACAACTATTAACCAtttacttattatttatttattattttaacagtctCAGATCTGCATGTTACAATCATACTGAGGTTTTATTGTTCCAGTCTACCTGAAAGGTGAGCATTGCACCCTGAACAATTTCTCTATTTGTTTAAGCagaaagatgaagatgaagcaAAATCCGTTTTGTAACAGCAAATTCAGCAAAAACTAGACGTTTTTCAACTGTATATGcatagaggtgtgtgtgtgatgttattGTGAGGTCTGTTAATTATGGtgtgttttgaagcatttttgtcaaaatatgacCTATTAacatagggtgaccatattttgatttccaaaaaagaggacactcgtcCAGCCacaacatagcctacttaaatgatactgatgccttataattttagtatatttaaaatttatatgtatggatagagggcggcacggtggtgtggtggttagcactctcgcctcacagcaagagggttgccggttcgatcccgggtgtgggagcccttctgtgcggagtttgcatgttctccccgtgtcagcgtgggttctctctgggcactccggcttcctcccacagtccaaagacatgcctACTTTACCTcacttctcacacacacacacacacacagctaagtctactgccagctcacacaaaataaataagttcaCACACAACATACCATTTAACGCGGCCGCTGGTCTCCTCTTCTCTCGTTTTTGCCGCCTCaagattgttgttgttgatgctgcTGCGTCTGGTCGTGCTTCCTGATAACGTCTGTACGTCTTACGACGTCTTCTCTGGCGATGCGTTTACTGACTACCGTAATAACTGGGGTTTGAGTCTGCACGCATTTTTCCCCCATTCAGTGTCAAAATCGGGGACATTTTCGGGGACAGCTTTTACCAGGGACAGGTCAACCAAATCGGGGGCTGTCCCCGGAAATCGGGGACGTCTGGTCACCGTATATTAGACCTTCTGAAGTCCGTCACACCAGCCCTTCACGTGCGTCCCGCGTGCATCCGTTAatataggctgaccaaacgttctcttttgcccggacatgtccacttttcacgtcccgtccggggcgtccgggggatttttataaactgatgataatgtccggttttccgtgtgcttgtgtgtgtgtgtgttagagtgcggcacgggcattatatttctgtcagaacccgaaccgagcccgacattttttaatgaccaaagcactgagtttgtgtcacacagtggttacaggctatttaacaggccgggcgtgcgccgtgggtgctcagctgcggagagggagacctccgtgtttgagacaggagcgggaggcgggaggtccgacgcttctagcgagaggagagggagaaataaaacaaaataagataaaataggaaaaacctgtcttttattttattttcagcgtttaatcaaggcggaggcaggcggctggaggtccgagacttccagagaggggagaggtagaaacaaaccgccaatgtgtgtctgtgtgtgttatgttcaggtgttgtcacgtaaataacagtgcccaagcaataaacaggacagacaataggattttatttatttttacactatattttcactgaaagctgaccgaatccgacccgagcccgaatacaatttatagctacatttctgaccaaacccggcccaaCCCgccgggtaccgtcgggctcggatcgccacactctagtgtgtgtatgtgtctatctgaatttctgtctttgagagatattattttgtaatataactgaattttctatccatacattcattcatcttctaaccgcttcatcctcttgagggtcgcggggggggctgaagcctatcccagctgacatcaggcaagaggcagggtacaccctggacaggtcgccagactatcgcagggctgacacatagagacagacaaccattcgcactcacagtcacacctacggacaatttagagttatcaattaacctaatctgcatgtctttggactgtgggaggaagccggagtgcccagagagaacccacgctgacacggggagaacatgcaaactccgcacagaagggctcccacacccgggatcgaaccggcaaccctcttgctgtgaggcgagagtgctaaccaccacaccaccgtgccgccctctatccatacatataaattttaaatatactaaaattataaggcatcagtatcatttaagtaggctatgttgtggctggccgagtgtcctcttttttggaaatcaaaatatggtcaccctatgtTAATAGgtcatattttgacaaaaatgcttcaaaacacaCCATAATTAACAGACCTCACaataacatcacacacacacctctgtgcATATACAGTTGAAAAACGTCTAGTTTTTGCTGAATTTGCTGCTACAAAACGGATTTtgcttcatcttcatctttctGCTTAAACAAATAGAGAAATTGTTCAGGGTGCAATGCTCACCTTTCAGGTAGACTGGAACAATAAAACCTCAGATCCACCCCGGTCAATCGGGTCACTTTCCCATGGGTTTTGGCCAAAGTGTAAAAAGGGTGAATGACTTACAACactttgcagaaaaaaatattatttagtgCACCGTGATGTACGTTTCAAGCTGTGTGCTCTTCGTCAGACAAACAAATACTGTGAGAGGCCATCTTAAATATAGCTGATCACATGATGCAATTACGGTCACATGACAAACAGCTGCAGTGATTACATGACAGAGATCTGATGTGTTGATTaccttaaaggcgctgtatgtaagaatgtggccaaaacagttactgcactcaaattcaaaatactgctgcgagtcgtgttccccccacccccaccccccctacaggttgctggacagcggcacgctggagactgatttgtttgcccacgggcggctgccgtggcagagCCTCGTCACCGTgtccttgatctttggttttccagcagaccgttcgagcaagtccaggttctctgctgctaacgctgctgccgggatacagctgaggaggagccggctgctaatgctatgtaccgggacactgctaacgctgctgccgggatacagctgaggagaagccggctgctaatgctatgtaccaggacactgctaacgttgctgccgggatacagctgaggaggagccggctgctaatgctatgtactgggacactgctaatgctgcttgccgtgctgctgtagctcagtcgtaactgtaactgatgctgagactctactgactgcgtgactggtagacggcagtgggtggcgcaacaggccaaaacataaattcaaaacataaacatgatttgcagactgcattttttggatgcaaatattctggctgtactattgttgtcggtgagatcagcaagttatatgaacattattccttagtctctgtgacatattaggaggattttacaactatttgctttagatttcttacatatagctcctttaaatgaaaaaagaggaaaagcaatacatccagacacacacaaaggtgtCAACAAGTCAGAGAGTCTGGAGTCAAGTGTGAAGTCACCTAAGTcatatataaacatgttttacacttaaatatgttttacaCTTATGTATAAACATATATAAGTGTAAAACATGTCGTAACACCCATCCAAAAGCGAGCACAATACATTATATATCCACACATCTGAAATGTGATTCAAAATGTGGGCTCAAGCCAAAAATACAatgtacaataataataacaatatataAAGATCTAAATAGAGGGCATACTCTAAAGACAACATAGCCCAAGCTATGTATCGGGCCAGAAAAGCCGTCATAAACGGTGGGTGTCATCTCAAGGCGCCTCTATAAAAAGGCGCATAAATCGAAATACAGGTCGCTACCAAAAGTCCAATCCACCAGGAGGTAACTCGTAGGAGCAAGGGGGGGATTTTTGAATGGAGACAGATTCAAAGGAAGGGGCGAATATCCATATCCTCATTTAAGCCCCTGGGAGAAACAGTGTCCAAAGTGTACATCCAAAAGAGTTCACGTTGCAAGAGGAGATTGTTTATGTTGCCACCCCTCCGTGGAAGCTGTACGTGTTCAATGCCTGTGTATCTCAGGGAGGCAACATTATGTTTCATGAGGTTGAAGTGTGTAGCAACAGGGCTTCTCTGATCCTGTGTCCTTATGTTGCTTCTATGTTCTGCAGTTCTGTTCTTGAGGGGTCGTGAGGTTTTACCAACATATGCTAGTCCACAGGGGCATTTGAGTAGATATATCACATTGTTAGTTTTGCATGAGATAATGCCTTTAATGGAATAAGATTTTCCTGTATGGGGgtgagagaatgtgtgtgttttgtgggtGAAATTGCAGTGTGCAGTTACCACATTTGTAATTGCCAGGTTTGGGTGTTCCCAGGAATGTGGAAGGAGTGGGCGGGGGGTCAGGGGGACAGTCTGCTCTCACCAGCATATTTATGATGTTAGAGggtgttgggaatagaatgatgttatgtgttttactataagttgtgtttcactatataagttttagatgtgtgaacaatgagaatactgagatgatttcagctgatctgaatgtgtttgctttgcagaagtggagaagtacaggagaggaagagacatgaagtctgaggagcacataccgcaatgcttagataattagtttcatatatggtaaaaagaatagaaagtgatatacagatagtaaggtacagcacgtgtagggagttgtgttgttctcttgtctttcaaaacaggaaccacgcccccaccgccagcaggaaggagtcagattaacacgaggcaggggcgtggtgtggtgaaggaggaagtggaactgccaatgagaagaggacaacgccttgcgtgcacaatgacactctgttacgctcaaatatactgggtcagggaaaggacaggaggtcagacttcgtgaactgacacacctttgttgttcgtcagggatgtgaagttgagacccagagctctgtaattttattcctttactgcttaataaactacattaactgagactgaatatcttctcctattgcttcattaaagaacacgcaggactgagctcacacatagcacattagagagtaggatgagactcttagtccatcaaTTGGTTTATTATatacatctaaaacttatatagtgaaacacaacttatagtaaaacacataacatcattctattcccaacatgCGGTTCAAAAGTTCTGACTGTGTGGAATCTGAAAACTTTTGTGATGCGTGTGTGATCCATTCTTATTTATAACCCCTTaggccctgtgtccacatagcgccGTTTTCTGAGTGCCAGAAGAAGGCCAGCATCTTTTTCcaattgttcccaatgaggagaGAGCGTCTGGAAAAGGCGCTGCGCCCAGCGTCTTTTTTTCCGAGCGCTCCTCCTCTTTTGTGCGGCCGCTCTGAGCGTTTTgagttgaaaatctctgaaccTTTCAGAGAGGCACTGGTGTCGTCACTGGCGCTTTTTCCAGGCAACCAATCATATTGTGGAACTCGTCACCCTGGTAACCAGAaaaaatggaggagaagctggtgCTGGCCGTGTCCGTCTATCCGGAGTTGTATGACATGTCACACAGACATTACCataacagagacaaaaaagctCAGTTGTGGGAGGAGATCGGCTGGACATTGAATGTTGCTGGTGAGttttgtgcttttatcaccCTACATGCAGTACGCTTGTTTTTATCTATAGCCAACCATTAACATTATTAACCGTTAACCGTAACGTTTTTACGTTATTGCCGTTGGTTTCAATGTGCTTCCTTTTATTGTTAATATCTGATTATAGGTGAACGTTGCCAGTCCAAGTAGAACTATTTAAGGGATAAGTatagaaaggaaagaaaggcagagaaagagaagaagagtggGGCAGAAGGTGGACAGGAGAAAAAACGATGGAAATTTATGAACATATTGGCTTTTTTAGAGCCTCACATCCAAGATAGGGAGACAAGCTCCAACTTCTGGGAGGACACACAGGCAGAAACAGTGGAGTCCTTGCTGCTGTCCATGTCTCCATCATTTAATATGACAGAGGTAATGATTTACTTGAGGTTATCATCATTATGATCACTTGAGTGCAATCAGGGATTGTAGGTGATATAGACAAGTTTGTATTATTAAGCATAATAGCAGAAATATGCACGTTTGTTTACATAGAAAAAATATCTAATATTTGTTGAATAACTGCATGTTActtgattcagattcagattcagcttTATTTGTGTTCCCGTAGGGCAATTAGTGTTGCAGCaagtaaaaaaagacagaaaaaatgtaCAAGACATACAATTAAAAGTCTAAGAGGGGGGAGGGATAATACAGTGTGCTGAAACAACATCAGTAGCAGTGACTCAAATAGCCCATACAAGATAGGGAAAGTGCAAACAGTGCGTAATTatcaatttctgccaacatcAATAACACCACATGGAGACAAAAGCAAAAATCAGCCTGCCTATAAGAAGCTCCATGAATATCAACCAATCAGGTACGACTCCTCCTACCCTGTCCTGAATTCAAAAGGGAAATGGCTGTAGGGACGAAGGAGTGCTTGTACCTGTTACTTTTCATACGAGGAAGTCTGAGCCGGGGGCCGGAAGGCAGAAACTGGAACTCAGAGTGTAAAGGATGGGAGCTGTCAGAAAGAATGGCATTAGCCTTCCTGATTATCTGTCTATTGAACAGATCTGTAAGTGTGCACTGTTGAACTCCCAGAATCTTATTACTTGTCTTTATCACACTGCTTAGTGCATTTTTTGACCTGGTTGGTTGCCAAaccagcagaggagagaaaaggtcAGCACAGATTCAATATATGATCTATAAAATAAGATCATCAGGGACTTATCGATCTGAAACTTGGAGAGTTTTCTCAGACAGGACAGTCATTGCtggcctttttttttgcaggttCTCTGAATGGCAGGTAAAATTTAACTTATTATCCAGAATAGTCCCAAGATATTTGTAATTTTCGACAATGTCTACTGTCTGGCCTTTGATTACTGTTTTCTGATTGGTGTTATTGGGCTTCTGTCTAAAATCAATGCACATGTCCTTAGTTTTCCATACATTTAAttggagaaaaacattttcacaccaGTCTGCAAATTCATCAACCACAGGACCATGGGCATATTCATCATCATGAAGGAGGCTGACTATTACCGAATCGTCagcaaattttaaaatgaatctgTTATCATACCGACTGCGGCAATCGTCAGTGTACAGAATatagaggagaggggagaggacgCAGTCTTGGGGAGACCCAGTGGATAATGTCATCTCTCATCTCATTCACCCTCACTCTCTGTGTTCTGGATGTTAAAAAGTCAAGAATCCAGCCCACGACATTAAAATCTAAATGAAAATTGTTAAGAAGTTTATCGATCAGAATGTGGGGCTGGATTGTGTTAAAAGCAGACGAGAAATCTGCAAATAGCAGCTAAGTATGGTTTTTGTTACCTTCCAGATGCTTAAAAACCCAGTTTAATAAAGTGGCAGTGGCATCCTCAACTCCACGACCGGCCCTGTAGGCAAACTGTAAAGGGTCCAGTAGGTGTTCGGTCTTAATAAGAAGATCTCTCTTTATCAGTTTTTCAAAGGACTTCATAACGAGGGAAGTCAGTGCCACAGGtctaaaatcattaaaaactgtaGGGTGGTTGGTCTTAGCCACAGGTAACACTATGGACTGCTTCCAGCACCTTGGCACCTTCTGTTGGTTAAATGACAGCTGGAAGATATGATAAAAAATGGGAGCTAACTGTTCTGCACAGGAGGAGAGCAGTCGACCACTTATATTATCTGGACCCAGGCTTTTTCCAACTTTAGAGTGTTTAAA belongs to Epinephelus lanceolatus isolate andai-2023 chromosome 24, ASM4190304v1, whole genome shotgun sequence and includes:
- the LOC144461858 gene encoding uncharacterized protein LOC144461858, which produces MERGSPRDPKTRYRFFGYFGAYLSSIYGHRTGVLTSLKVKEVKEAGYLINVQDHKTLRKFGKAQVYLDKVEFAWCKRWLDLKKRTMATNTYFFSSFGKGQAKDMVQYVRMAWAEMGLLLDIRSAVATYNFEQNSAEARAKVAKFMCHSVATQERFYALHKSVALAGKMRQLFVWAAVDDGKPPFAPSSSAAAAAAAAAPSSSAAAAAAAAAAAAAAPSSSAAAPSSSAAAAAAAAAAPSPSSSAAAAAAPAPSSSAAAPSPSSSAAAAAAPAPSSSAAAPSSSAAAPSMLSPSPTKSLTVVMADRTKKRMLSPAKGSPAKLSTSYTKKLRARVVVKDLFKK